From the genome of Dryobates pubescens isolate bDryPub1 chromosome 5, bDryPub1.pri, whole genome shotgun sequence, one region includes:
- the TRIP11 gene encoding thyroid receptor-interacting protein 11 has protein sequence MASWLGGLGSGLGQSLGQVGGSLSSLTGQISSFTKDILLEGAEEVGDAATELHVSNSRLREIESINAAQKLENERLKKVCSDLEEKHEAAELQIKQLSVEYRKQLQQKEVEISHLKARQNALQEQLQKVQTATQSAQLGTDALPSDATSASYVPVVRHSSGFEGDDMDFGDIIWSQQEINRLSNKVSTLESEVDHWKHIALSSKAQRTDDAEQSEICKLQNIVKELKQNLCQEIDEHQHELSVLQDAHRQKLVEISRRHREELSEYEERIEELENQLQQGGVSNDAMDNSKISEQQKSAQSFEGGKLDELQVVKDLEDEIKKLNHKLSSAKEENKALLKEKELVKAEQIQITQEYENLKSDFSVLQSSVAEQDALLKEQEKKLQSKTSLPEDVVRLQQALLEAENEIARLSNLNQEGLEKELTSAQHKNEEILSASTEDQNSELSQLRQDLQRKEQELSESIAERETLIVELEELDKQNQEANQHMIALKEQLSKQHTETDSIIKQLKLDIDSERKKVSELEIEKMETIKELNSQKEKLSQCSYALNDLHISKQQLQDNIKDLQEQLRKAQDCNSHNRKEMGELQQRLKEREEELSVSLSKLTEKGSQESNYICQDVILKEKEVEILKLQKDISENKQLSEDLEKSLSDLRTQNGKLIADIEELKQELSNTISEKNKVYLEKDAVVEALKMEKRQLESELNQTEKRLLEQAQKYKQTIGELSNARSMDTTALQLEHERLVKLNQEKDFKIAELKRSIEQMETDHQETKEMLTTSLGGQKQLTELIKEKEVFIEKLKNQTLQVKQELEEYMKVSVKQDVLKQNLEEKDRSLAVMKEENNHLKEEIERLKDQQSRSTPAVEPKTLDIIIELESEVTQLKVIKNNLEEEIEVHKKTIEDQNQTTAQLQQSLQQQRKEIDESKFQCEQMNVTHERLSLEKDEEIKNLQKTIEQIKTQLHKERHIIQTDSSDLFQDTKVQTLNGENGNEKHDLSKAEIERLVEGIKEREMEIKLLNEKNVSLSQQIDQLSKDEVGKLNQIIQEKEMEIQALNARFSSASYRQDVLCLQQQLQAYVVEREQVLAVLSEKTRENSQLKTEYRNIMDMVAAKEAALVRLQEENQKLSNRSENSSEDMSRETIQNLSRIIREKDIEIDALSQKCQTLLAVLQTSGTGTGNGSGGVNSNQFEELLQERDKLKQQVKKMEEWKQQVITTVQNMQHESAHLQEELHKLQAQFSVESDSNSKLQIDYNGLIESYEQNEKKLKSFSQELAQVQHSIGQLHNTKDLLLSKLDLATPSVATASTISQRSDVQYSTPEVLSDESKLLQKELKQLKKKLQEKDSTIKTLQENNQRLSDSVATASEIERKNQEWTESEMRQIKEKHDVLQRSLREKDILIKSKSDELLSVSENLSNKENENELLKQAVTNLKERNLILEMDIRKLKEENDKIVARCREKETEFRALQETNMQFSMMLKEKEFESHSMKEKALAFEKLLKEKEQGKTGELNQLLNEVKSMQEKAVTFQQERDQVMVALKQKQMESSALQSEIQHLREKEQRLNQELERLRNHLLEMEDSYTREALAAEDREVKLRKKVVVLEEKLVSSSTAVENASHQATLQVESLQEQLNLVSKQRDETVLQLTISQDQVKQYALSLANLQMVLEQFQQEEKAMYSAELEKHQKQTAEWRKKAESLEEKVASLQESLGEANAALDAASRLTEQLDIKEEQIEELKKEGEIKREMLEDVQNKLLNLMNSTEGKVDKLLMKNLFVGHFHTPKNKRPEVLRLMGSILGIKKEELDQLLSEDQRGVTRWVTGWLGGGAGSKSVPSTPLRPTHQNVFNSSFSELFVKFLETESRPSLPPPKLTVHDMKPLGAAGTGTPSSSQMQDSAVSGRSRRPDANPFLAPRSAAVPLITPANSSGHLLMKPISDALPSFTPLPVSPDASAGAVLKDLLKQ, from the exons atGCAGCCACAGAACTCCATGTGTCCAATTCTAGACTGAGAGAAATCGAAAGTATTAATGCAGCACAAAAACTTGAA AACGAGAGACTGAAAAAAGTTTGTAGCGATTTAGAAGAAAAGCATGAAGCAGCGGAGCTTCAAATAAAGCAGTTGTCTGTAGAGTACCGAAAGCAGCTTCAACAGAAAGAG GTGGAAATCAGCCATCTGAAAGCCAGACAGAATGCTCTACAGGAACAACTGCAGAAAGTACAGACAGCTACTCAGTCAGCACAGTTAGGAACTGATGCTTTGCCATCAGATGCTACTTCAGCTTCCTATGTTCCTGTGGTCAGACATTCATCAGGTTTTGAAGGAGATGACATGGATTTTGGAGATATAATATGGTCACAACAAGAAATAAACAGATTGTCCAATAAAGTTTCTACACTTGAATCTGAAGTTGACCACTGGAAGCACATTGCACTA TCTTCCAAAGCACAAAGGACAGATGATGCTGAACAAAGTGAAATATGCAAACTGCAAAATATTGTTAAG GAGCTCAAACAGAATTTATGTCAAGAAATAGATGAACATCAACATGAACTTTCAGTACTGCAGGATGCACACAGACAAAAGCTAGTAGAGATTAGTCGTCGACACCGAGAAGAGCTGAGTGAATATGAAGAGCGAATTGAAGAACTTGAGAATCAATTACAGCAAG GTGGTGTGAGCAATGATGCCATGGATAACTCTAAAATTAgtgaacaacaaaaaagtgcTCAGAGTTTTGAAGGAGGCAAATTAGATGAGTTGCAGGTTGTAAAGGACCTAGAGGATGAAATAAAAAAGTTAAATCACAAATTGTCTTCTgccaaagaagaaaacaaagctctATTGAAAGAGAAAGAACTGGTGAAGGCAGAACAAATCCAAATAACACAAGAATATGAAAATCTTAAATCTGACTTTAGTGTGCTTCAAAGTTCTGTTGCAGAGCAAGATGCTCTCCTGAAAGAACAGGAGAAGAAGCTGCAATCAAAGACATCACTACCAGAAGATGTTGTCAGACTACAGCAAGCACTCTTAG aagcagaaaatgaaatAGCAAGACTTTCAAATTTAAATCAG GAGGGACTTGAGAAGGAATTGACAAGTGCACAACATAAAAATGAGGAGATTCTTTCTGCAAGTACTGAGGACCAGAATTCAGAATTAAGTCAGTTAAGACAAGATTTGCAAAGAAAAGAGCAAGAATTAAGTGAAAGTATTGCTGAAAGAGAAACATTGATAGTGGAGTTGGAAGAACTAGACAAGCAGAATCAGGAAGCTAATCAG CATATGATTGCACTGAAAGAGCAGCTGTCAAAACAGCACACAGAAACTGATAGTATCATCAAACAGCTGAAACTTGACATAGattctgaaagaaagaaagtatcAGAACTGGAAATTGAGAAGATGGAAACTATTAAGGAGTTAAATAGTCAGAAAGAAAAACTAAGCCAGTGTTCATATGCACTTAATGATTTGCATATAAGTAAGCAGCAACTCCAAGATAATATTAAAGATCTTCAGGAACAATTAAGGAAAGCCCAGGACTGTAATTCACAtaacagaaaagaaatgggaGAATTACAGCAGAGactaaaagaaagagaagaggaactTTCTGTATCCTTGAGCAAACTAACAGAAAAAGGTAGTCAGGAATCTAACTACATTTGTCAAGATGTgattctgaaagaaaaagaagtagaaATTTTAAAACTACAGAAGGACATTTCAGAAAATAAACAACTAAGTGAAGACTTGGAGAAATCTCTGTCTGATCTCAGAACACAAAATGGAAAACTGATAGCAGATATTGAAGAACTAAAACAGGAGTTAAGTAATACCATTTCTGAGAAAAATAAAGTTTACTTGGAAAAAGATGCTGTTGTGGAGGctttgaaaatggaaaaaaggcAGTTAGAGAGCGAATTGAACCAGACAGAAAAGAGGCTTTTGGAACAAGCACAAAAGTATAAGCAGACTATTGGGGAATTATCCAATGCACGTAGTATGGACACCACTGCATTGCAGCTTGAGCATGAGCGCTTAGTTAAACTCAATCAAGAGAAAGACTTTAAGATTGCTGAACTTAAAAGGAGCATTGAGCAGATGGAAACTGACCATCAGGAGACAAAAGAAATGTTGACTACTAGCTTAGGAGGTCAAAAGCAGTTGACAGAACTCATAAAGGAAAAGGAGGTATTTATTGAGAAATTGAAAAATCAAACTTTACAGGTAAAGCAGGAACTTGAGGAATATATGAAAGTTTCAGTAAAGCAAGATGTCTTAAAACAAAATTTGGAGGAAAAAGACAGAAGTCTTGCAGTCATGAAGGAGGAAAATAACCACTTGAAAGAAGAAATTGAACGCCTTAAGGATCAGCAAAGCAGATCTACACCTGCGGTTGAACCTAAAACTCTAGATATCATTATTGAACTTGAAAGTGAGGTCACACAGTTAAAAGTGATAAAGAATAATCTTGAAGAAGAAATAGAAGTTCACAAAAAAACAATAGAAGATCAAAATCAAACAACAGCACAACTTCAGCAGTCTTTGCAgcaacaaagaaaggaaatagaTGAGTCTAAATTTCAGTGTGAGCAAATGAATGTCACACATGAAAGACTTTCTTTGGAGAAAGATGAGGAAATTAAAAACTTGCAGAAAACAATTGAACAGATTAAAACTCAATTGCACAAAGAGAGACACATTATTCAGACTGATTCTTCTGATCTCTTTCAGGATACCAAAGTTCAGACTCTTAatggagaaaatggaaatgaaaaacaTGACTTATCTAAAGCTGAAATTGAAAGACTGGTAGAAGGCAtcaaagaaagggaaatggaGATTAAGCTTCTAAATGAAAAGAATGTTTCTCTAAGTCAGCAAATTGATCAGTTGTCTAAGGATGAAGTTGGCAAACTTAATCAGATCATTCaagagaaggaaatggaaataCAAGCTCTCAATGCTAGGTTTTCCTCAGCTTCCTATAGGCAGGATGTTCTTTGTCTTCAGCAGCAGTTGCAAGCTTACGTTGTGGAAAGAGAACAAGTACTAGCAGTTCTAAGTGaaaagacaagagaaaacagtCAGTTAAAAACAGAATATCGAAATATCATGGATATGGTTGCTGCTAAAGAAGCAGCTTTGGTAAGGTTGCAAGAGGAGAATCAAAAGTTATCTAATAGATCTGAAAACAGCAGTGAGGACATGTCTAGAGAAACTATTCAGAATTTATCTCGTATCATTCGAGAAAAGGATATTGAAATAGATGCTCTAAGTCAAAAATGCCAAACTTTATTGGCTGTCTTGCAGACATCAGGTACAGGGACTGGCAATGGCTCAGGCGGTGTTAACAGTAACCAGTTTGAGGAACTTCTGCAAGAACGTGATAAATTAAAACAGCAAGTAAAGAAGATGGAAGAGTGGAAGCAGCAAGTCATAACCACGGTTCAGAACATGCAGCACGAATCAGCTCACCTTCAAGAAGAGCTGCACAAGCTTCAAGCACAGTTTTCAGTTGAAAGTGACAGTAATTCCAAGTTGCAAATAGATTATAATGGCTTGATTGAGAGTTATGAACAGAATGAGAAAAAGCTGAAAAGCTTCAGTCAGGAATTGGCACAAGTTCAACACAGCATAGGACAGCTTCATAACACCAAGGATCTTCTCCTGAGTAAACTTGATTTGGCAACACCATCTGTGGCAACAGCTTCCACCATTTCACAGCGTTCAGATGTTCAATACAGTACTCCTGAAGTACTCAGCGATGAGTCTAAACTGCTTCAAAAGGAGTtgaaacagctgaaaaaaaagttGCAAGAAAAAGATTCAACTATCAAGACTCTTCAGGAAAACAATCAACGGTTATCTGATTCTGTGGCTACAGCATCAGAGATTGAAAGAAAGAATCAAGAATGGACTGAGTCAGAGATGAGACAAATCAAAGAAAAACATGATGTCTTACAGAGGTCTCTTAGGGAAAAAGACATATTAATCAAATCTAAAAGTGATGAGTTGCTTTCTGTGAGTGAAAATCTTAGcaacaaagaaaatgaaaatgagctTTTGAAGCAAGCTGTGACTAAtcttaaagaaagaaatttgaTTTTAGAAATGGATATTCGAaagctgaaagaagaaaatgacaAAATAGTTGCACGATgtagggaaaaagaaacagaattcCGAGCACTTCAGGAGACTAATATGCAATTCTCAATGAtgctgaaagagaaagaatttgAGTCTCACTCAATGAAGGAAAAAGCTCTTGCTTTTGAGAAgttgttaaaagaaaaagaacag GGCAAGACAGGAGAATTGAATCAGCTGTTAAATGAAGTTAAATCCATGCAGGAAAAGGCTGTTACGTTTCAGCAAGAGAGAGACCAAGTCATGGTAGCActcaaacaaaagcaaatggagagcagtgctctgcagagtgaG ATACAGCACTTGCGTGAGAAAGAGCAGCGCCTAAATCAAGAACTGGAGAGGCTACGTAATCACCTTTTAGAAATGGAAGACTCCTACACACGAGAAGCTTTAGCTGCAGAAGACAGAGAGGTCAAGCTAAGAAAGAAAGTTGTAGTTTTGGAAGAAAAACTTGTGTCTTCATCCACTGCAGTGGAGAACGCCAG tCATCAAGCTACTCTGCAAGTTGAATCTTTGCAAGAGCAACTAAACCTGGTTTCCAAGCAGAGAGATGAAACAGTGCTACAGCTCACTATCTCACAGGACCAAGTGAAGCAGTATGCATTGTCACTGGCCAACCTGCAGATGGTACTAGAGCAATTCCAACAGG AAGAAAAAGCGATGTattcagcagagctggagaaacaTCAAAAACAGACTGCAGAATGGAGGAAAAAAGCAGAAAGCTTAGAAGAAAAAGTTGCATCACTGCAG GAAAGTTTAGGAGAGGCAAATGCTGCACTGGACGCAGCATCAAGGCTTACTGAGCAGCTTGACATCAAAGAGGAGCAGATAGAAGAGCTTAAGAAAGAAG GTGAGATCAAAAGAGAAATGTTAGAAGATGTACAAAATAAACTACTGAATCTTATGaacagcacagaaggaaaagtgGACAA GCTCCTGATGAAAAATCTCTTTGTTGGACATTTTCATACTCCAAAAAATAAACGTCCTGAGGTGTTAAGGTTAATGGGAAGTATCTTGggaataaaaaaggaagaactTGATCAG CTGTTATCTGAAGACCAAAGAGGAGTTACGAGATGGGTTACTGGCTGGCTTGGTGGAGGAGCTGGGTCAAAGAGTGTACCTAGTACCCCTTTGAGGCCAACTCATCAGAACGTTTTTAATAGT TCTTTTTCAGAATTGTTTGTGAAATTCCTTGAAACAGAATCTCGCCCAAGCCTTCCTCCACCTAAGCTCACTGTTCATGATATGAAACCTTTAGGAGCAGCAGGAACTGGTACTCCATCCAGCAGCCAAATGCAAG ATTCTGCAGTTTCGGGTAGAAGCAGAAGACCAGATGCAAATCCATTTTTAGCGCCTCGATCTGCAGCGGTTCCTCTCATAACACCTGCTAATAGTTCTGGACATCTGCTTATGAAACCTATTTCTGACGCATTGCCTAGTTTTACACCACTGCCAGTGTCCCCTGATGCCAGTGCCGGAGCTGTACTGAAAGACCTCCTAAAACAATAG